The following proteins are encoded in a genomic region of Hirundo rustica isolate bHirRus1 chromosome 3, bHirRus1.pri.v3, whole genome shotgun sequence:
- the LOC120749971 gene encoding cytochrome P450 1B1 isoform X1 has product MSRMEAACNSMVLERLGEALHGIPPLQSSLLLLLCLLAAVHLGKLLLQHRQRRRQSQRRAPPGPFPWPLIGNAAQLGSAPHLSFARLASTYGAVFQLRLGRWPVVVLNGERAIRQALVRQGAAFAGRPPFPSFQLVSGGLSLAFGGYSELWKLHRRAAHATVRAFSTGSPATRRLLERHLLGEARALVALLVRGSAGGAFLDPSRVLVVAVANVMSALCFGRRYSHGDGEFLRIVGRNEQFGRAVGAGSLVDALPWLQSFPSPVRAAYRAFRDLNRDFYGFVRGKFLQHQRSLRPGAAPRDMMDAFIRLQREQPRLQLEHVPATVTDIFGASQDTLSTALQWLLIFLIRYPKVQAKMQEEVDRIVGRDRLPCVEDQPHLPYIMAFLYESMRFSSFVPVTIPHATTTNTFIMGYLIPKDTVIFVNQWSVNHDPAKWSNPEDFDPTRFLDENGFINKDLTSSVMIFSLGKRRCIGEELSKVQLFLFTSILVHQCNFTANPNEDPKMDFTYGLTIKPKPFTLNVTLRDTMDLLDQAVQRLQAEKAASESQLSANA; this is encoded by the exons ATGTCTCGGATGGAAGCAGCGTGCAACAG CATGGTCCTCGAGAGGCTCGGGGAAGCCCTGCACGGCATCCCCCCGTTGCAaagctccctcctgctcctcctctgcctgctcgCCGCCGTCCACCTGGGcaagctcctcctgcagcaccgGCAGCGCCGGCGGCAGAGCCAGCGCCGGGCGCCGCCGGGCCCTTTCCCCTGGCCCCTGATCGGCAACGCGGCGCAGCTGGGCAGCGCCCCGCACCTCTCCTTCGCCCGGCTGGCCAGCACCTACGGCGCCGTGTTCCAGCTGCGCCTGGGGCGCTGGCCCGTGGTGGTGCTGAACGGGGAGCGCGCCATCCGCCAGGCCCTCGTCCGCCAGGGGGCCGCCTTCGCCGGCCGCCCGCCCTTCCCGTCCTTCCAGCTGGTGTCGGGCGGGCTCAGCCTGGCCTTCGGCGGCTACTCGGAGCTCTGGAAGCTGCACCGGCGGGCGGCGCACGCCACGGTGCGCGCCTTCTCCACGGGCAGCCCCGCCACCCGCCGCCTGCTCGAGCGGCACCTGCTGGGCGAGGCGCGGGCGCTGGTGGCGCTGCTGGTGCGCGGCAGCGCCGGCGGCGCCTTCCTCGACCCCTCGCGCGTCCTGGTGGTGGCCGTGGCCAACGTGATGAGCGCCCTGTGCTTCGGCCGCCGCTACAGCCACGGCGACGGCGAGTTCCTGCGCATCGTGGGGCGCAACGAGCAGTTCGGGCGGGCGGTGGGCGCCGGCAGCCTGGTGGATGCGCTGCCCTGGCTCCAGAGTTTCCCCAGCCCCGTCCGCGCCGCCTACCGCGCCTTCCGCGACCTCAACCGCGACTTCTACGGCTTCGTCCGCGGCAagttcctgcagcaccagcGCAGCCtgcgccccggggccgccccccgCGACATGATGGACGCCTTCATCCGCCTGCAGCGGGAGCAGCCGCGGCTGCAGCTCGAGCACGTGCCCGCCACCGTCACCGACATCTTCGGCGCCAGCCAGGATACCCTCTCCACCGCCCTGCAGTGGCTGCTCATCTTCCTCATCAG GTATCCGAAAGTGCAGGCTAAAATGCAGGAAGAAGTGGATAGGATTGTTGGAAGAGACCGTTTGCCGTGCGTTGAAGATCAGCCTCACCTGCCCTACATCATGGCTTTCCTGTATGAATCCATGCGTTTCAGCAGCTTTGTGCCCGTGACTATCCCACATGCCACCACAACCAACACCTTTATCATGGGCTACCTCATTCCCAAGGACACCGTCATCTTTGTAAATCAGTGGTCAGTGAATCACGACCCAGCAAAATGGTCCAACCCGGAGGACTTTGATCCAACAAGATTTCTGGATGAGAATGGGTTCATCAATAAAGATCTTACTAGCAGCGTGATGATTTTCTCATTGGGAAAGCGTCGGTGTATTGGAGAGGAGTTATCCAAGGTGCAGCTCTTTCTCTTTACCTCCATACTGGTGCATCAGTGCAATTTTACTGCTAATCCAAACGAGGACCCAAAAATGGACTTTACCTATGGGCTGACCATTAAACCTAAGCCATTCACCTTGAATGTTACACTTAGGGATACGATGGATTTGCTCGATCAGGCTGTGCAAAGACTGCAAGCAGAGAAAGCAGCCAGTGAAAGTCAGCTGTCAGCAAATGCCTAA
- the LOC120749971 gene encoding cytochrome P450 1B1 isoform X2: MVLERLGEALHGIPPLQSSLLLLLCLLAAVHLGKLLLQHRQRRRQSQRRAPPGPFPWPLIGNAAQLGSAPHLSFARLASTYGAVFQLRLGRWPVVVLNGERAIRQALVRQGAAFAGRPPFPSFQLVSGGLSLAFGGYSELWKLHRRAAHATVRAFSTGSPATRRLLERHLLGEARALVALLVRGSAGGAFLDPSRVLVVAVANVMSALCFGRRYSHGDGEFLRIVGRNEQFGRAVGAGSLVDALPWLQSFPSPVRAAYRAFRDLNRDFYGFVRGKFLQHQRSLRPGAAPRDMMDAFIRLQREQPRLQLEHVPATVTDIFGASQDTLSTALQWLLIFLIRYPKVQAKMQEEVDRIVGRDRLPCVEDQPHLPYIMAFLYESMRFSSFVPVTIPHATTTNTFIMGYLIPKDTVIFVNQWSVNHDPAKWSNPEDFDPTRFLDENGFINKDLTSSVMIFSLGKRRCIGEELSKVQLFLFTSILVHQCNFTANPNEDPKMDFTYGLTIKPKPFTLNVTLRDTMDLLDQAVQRLQAEKAASESQLSANA, encoded by the exons ATGGTCCTCGAGAGGCTCGGGGAAGCCCTGCACGGCATCCCCCCGTTGCAaagctccctcctgctcctcctctgcctgctcgCCGCCGTCCACCTGGGcaagctcctcctgcagcaccgGCAGCGCCGGCGGCAGAGCCAGCGCCGGGCGCCGCCGGGCCCTTTCCCCTGGCCCCTGATCGGCAACGCGGCGCAGCTGGGCAGCGCCCCGCACCTCTCCTTCGCCCGGCTGGCCAGCACCTACGGCGCCGTGTTCCAGCTGCGCCTGGGGCGCTGGCCCGTGGTGGTGCTGAACGGGGAGCGCGCCATCCGCCAGGCCCTCGTCCGCCAGGGGGCCGCCTTCGCCGGCCGCCCGCCCTTCCCGTCCTTCCAGCTGGTGTCGGGCGGGCTCAGCCTGGCCTTCGGCGGCTACTCGGAGCTCTGGAAGCTGCACCGGCGGGCGGCGCACGCCACGGTGCGCGCCTTCTCCACGGGCAGCCCCGCCACCCGCCGCCTGCTCGAGCGGCACCTGCTGGGCGAGGCGCGGGCGCTGGTGGCGCTGCTGGTGCGCGGCAGCGCCGGCGGCGCCTTCCTCGACCCCTCGCGCGTCCTGGTGGTGGCCGTGGCCAACGTGATGAGCGCCCTGTGCTTCGGCCGCCGCTACAGCCACGGCGACGGCGAGTTCCTGCGCATCGTGGGGCGCAACGAGCAGTTCGGGCGGGCGGTGGGCGCCGGCAGCCTGGTGGATGCGCTGCCCTGGCTCCAGAGTTTCCCCAGCCCCGTCCGCGCCGCCTACCGCGCCTTCCGCGACCTCAACCGCGACTTCTACGGCTTCGTCCGCGGCAagttcctgcagcaccagcGCAGCCtgcgccccggggccgccccccgCGACATGATGGACGCCTTCATCCGCCTGCAGCGGGAGCAGCCGCGGCTGCAGCTCGAGCACGTGCCCGCCACCGTCACCGACATCTTCGGCGCCAGCCAGGATACCCTCTCCACCGCCCTGCAGTGGCTGCTCATCTTCCTCATCAG GTATCCGAAAGTGCAGGCTAAAATGCAGGAAGAAGTGGATAGGATTGTTGGAAGAGACCGTTTGCCGTGCGTTGAAGATCAGCCTCACCTGCCCTACATCATGGCTTTCCTGTATGAATCCATGCGTTTCAGCAGCTTTGTGCCCGTGACTATCCCACATGCCACCACAACCAACACCTTTATCATGGGCTACCTCATTCCCAAGGACACCGTCATCTTTGTAAATCAGTGGTCAGTGAATCACGACCCAGCAAAATGGTCCAACCCGGAGGACTTTGATCCAACAAGATTTCTGGATGAGAATGGGTTCATCAATAAAGATCTTACTAGCAGCGTGATGATTTTCTCATTGGGAAAGCGTCGGTGTATTGGAGAGGAGTTATCCAAGGTGCAGCTCTTTCTCTTTACCTCCATACTGGTGCATCAGTGCAATTTTACTGCTAATCCAAACGAGGACCCAAAAATGGACTTTACCTATGGGCTGACCATTAAACCTAAGCCATTCACCTTGAATGTTACACTTAGGGATACGATGGATTTGCTCGATCAGGCTGTGCAAAGACTGCAAGCAGAGAAAGCAGCCAGTGAAAGTCAGCTGTCAGCAAATGCCTAA